A genomic segment from Clostridium pasteurianum BC1 encodes:
- a CDS encoding YkvI family membrane protein — protein sequence MRKSLSIIFQVAAVFIGTIVGAGLASGQEITQFFTTFGYKSFFGLIICMLMYILCSFMIIDLSTKYKLNSYKDLIVLVSSGFLGKITDILTSFFMVSGAAIILAGSGALLHQYFGVSKWIGILIMSIIALMVLFRNTKGLVEINSFIVPSLLIVITTIFLLYMLFSGHAANINHVKTISHNKNYWFLSSLIYASFNILSFSGVLVPFSHDIKNKKYLIIGTALGALGLTVLSLMINFMLLTNIPYIYDYDIPLLYIVSRFGKIIQVVLLGIIWLEMFSTEVSDIYSVSKTLEQSFKISYNKAVICILILSIPISQIGFKKLINFLYPAFGVISFIFLIQCIIFYRKNH from the coding sequence ATGAGAAAATCACTAAGTATAATTTTTCAAGTTGCTGCTGTATTTATAGGTACAATTGTAGGTGCAGGGCTTGCTTCTGGACAAGAAATAACTCAATTTTTTACTACCTTTGGGTATAAAAGTTTCTTCGGCCTTATAATTTGTATGCTTATGTATATACTATGTAGTTTTATGATTATAGATCTCAGTACAAAATATAAGTTAAATTCATATAAAGATTTAATAGTATTAGTTAGTTCGGGATTCTTAGGAAAAATAACCGATATATTAACAAGTTTTTTCATGGTAAGTGGTGCCGCTATAATTCTGGCAGGCAGTGGGGCTCTATTGCATCAATACTTTGGAGTATCCAAATGGATAGGTATACTAATAATGTCAATTATAGCTTTAATGGTACTTTTCAGAAATACTAAGGGTCTAGTGGAAATAAATTCTTTTATTGTTCCATCATTACTTATAGTAATAACTACTATTTTTTTATTGTACATGCTATTTTCAGGACATGCTGCTAACATAAATCATGTAAAGACTATTTCTCATAATAAAAACTATTGGTTTCTATCTTCATTAATATACGCTAGCTTTAATATATTATCCTTTAGCGGAGTACTAGTTCCCTTTAGCCATGACATTAAAAACAAAAAATATTTAATAATTGGCACTGCACTTGGAGCTTTAGGCTTAACTGTCCTTTCCTTAATGATAAATTTTATGCTGCTGACAAATATACCTTATATATATGATTACGATATTCCCTTGTTATATATAGTCAGCCGATTTGGAAAAATAATTCAAGTAGTCCTTCTTGGTATTATATGGCTTGAAATGTTTTCTACTGAAGTATCAGATATATACAGTGTATCTAAAACTTTAGAGCAATCCTTTAAAATATCCTACAATAAAGCCGTTATATGTATATTGATCTTATCAATTCCTATTTCTCAAATAGGCTTTAAAAAACTTATAAATTTTTTATATCCAGCCTTTGGAGTTATAAGTTTTATATTTTTAATACAGTGCATTATATTTTATAGAAAAAATCATTGA